The segment GAAACGGCTCAAAAATTAATTCTGCTGCTGGGTGAAGAACTTGCTTCCAAAAATAATACCCGGATTTTTGCAGAAGCTAAACGTAAGGAAATGCTGGAACGGCATCAAAAATATGGGGCCTCAGTTTATATCCTAGAACCTAATTTGAAGGAAGGGGAAGGGGGCTTGCGTGATTATCAAACCCTGCTTTGGATTGGGCTAGCGCTTTCGAGCTTCAGACATCTGGAAGATTTTGTCATGGCGGGGATCTTGACAGAAGGTTCTTTTAACGAACTGATCAGCGCCAGAAATTTTTTATGGAGGCTTCGCAATGCCATCCATTTCAGGGTTCAGAAAAAAAGTGACCAGCTTACTTTTCCTTTGCAGGAGCAAATTGCCAGGGAATTTGGTTTTGAAGAGAGTGGGGGAGTGCTGGCCGTCGAAAAATTCATGCAGTGCTATTATCATCATGCGGCCAACATCAAGCGCATCACCAGTTTGGCCATCTCTCTGCTTATTCAAGCTCCCGAAAAAAGATTGAAGATTATCCAGAAGAAAAGCACAGAACATTTTGATGAATATTTTGGTCGCCTCGAAGGAAGAATTGTCCCGCTCAAACAGGATGTGTTTGAAAAAAATCCGCTCAATCTGCTGAATGTTTTTTTGATTGCACAGAGAGAAAATCTGGCCCTCGATGAAGAATGTCTCCGCCTGCTGACCCTCAATGTGACTTTGGTAGATGAAGAATATCTTAAAAAAGCGGAAGTGCAGGAAAGGATACGGGAACTTTTTGGGCACATTCGAGGCTTGGGTCGTATTCTTACCCTCATGCACGATGTCCGCTTGCTCGACCGACTGATCCCCGAATTTGGCGAGGTGCTCTATCGTGTGCAGCACGATGTGTATCATATCTATACCGTGGATACCCATTCCATTGTTGCGGTTTACGAACTGACGAAATTGCTGGAAGGGGCCTATGATGAAGAGTTTCCCCTCTTTAAAGACGTGCTGCTGCAAACCCCTCGTCCTGACTTGCTGGCCTTGGGGACTTTTTTTCACGATGTGGGAAAAGGTCGCGGAAAAAATCATTCGATAGTGGGCGCGGAGATGGCGCATCGAGCGGCACAGCGCATGGGCTACGACGACAAGGAATGTGAAACGGTTGAGTTTCTGGTGAAGAGTCATTTGCTGATGCCCCATCTTTCCCAACGCCGCGATCTGGGCGACAGCAATCTCATTATTCAGTTCGCCAGGTCGATGCAGCACATGGACAACCTCAATATGCTATTTCTGCTTACCTGGGCGGACATCCGCGCAGTGGGGCCCGAGGTGTGGACTCCCTGGAAGGGGAGTTTGCTGACGCAACTCTACCAGCGAACGAAACAGGTTTTGGAATCGGGGAATTTTACCAAAGAGCGGGCTGAAAAAATGATGTTGGAGGTGCGAGACGAAGTGGTGGCTGCTTTGGGAAATCACGTAGACAGCAGCGTTAAACGTGATTTTCTGGATCAGATGCCCATTAAATACTTCTTGGCTCACAGCCCTGCTGAAATTGCCAGCCATTTGAAGCAGATTGAAGAAGTGGGCCTAGGTCATATTTTGATTCAGATCACTGAACTCAAAGATGAAAATATGAATGAGCTTTTACTGCATGCTTCTTCCACCCCAGGTTTACTCGCCAAAACCACGGGAGTGCTGGCGGTAAACAATTTGAATATTCTGGAAGCCAAACAATATATATCCAAAAACGGCTGGGCCTTAATTAGCCTGCGTTTCACGGATATTCAGGGGCAAATGCTCAGCGAACATCGGCGTTGGGATCTGCTGAAAAAAGATTTACTCGATATCTTTGAGGGTCGATTGCGGATTTCGGATCTTATTGAACAACGCAAAAGACCTTCATGGCTCACCAAAAAAGTAGCTCGCAATCTGCCCACTCGCATTGAGATCGATAACGATGTGTCCGCCTACTATACCATCATCGAAATCTACGCCAACGACCGGGTGGGGATCTTGTATCAAATACTAACGGCCCTCTCCAGTCTAGGCTTGTACGTGGATGTTTCAAAAATTTCCACCAAGGTTGATCAAGTGGCCGACGTGTTTTATGTGAAAGATATTTTTGGTCAGAAAATTATGGAATCTGAAAAATTAAAAAGAATTAAAATGGAATTGTTAAAAGTGATAGAAGGGGATTAATTTAATGAAATGGTTTGAACTCCTCATTTTTATCCTAAGCATCCTGGGTCTTTTCTTCTGGGTCCTTCGCTTGCGCCTGCGCGAGCAGTTTTTTTTAAACAAGAAAACCAAAGAAGCTATTTCGCCCGAACTCCGAAAAAGTTTGGAAGAGGAATCTGCCGAGAGTAAACGTAAAAAAGAGAAATTTGAAAATATTATGAAAAATTTTGGTATTGAGGAATAATCGGTTTTGACGCAGTACGTAATAAAAACCTGAGAAATGAAAGCTTTTACAGCTTTTTGATTGCCAAGATTTTTTGACTTGGCTATATCCTTCAAACTTTTTCTATGTCCCCAAAAATAAAAATCTGCAAAGAAAACAAGTGTTCAAATGCCCAGACGACAGAGGGTTTTTGCCGTTTTCACTACCTCAAAAATTGGTCCAAGATTCAGGCTGAAAAAAAGAAAAAATCGGCGAAGGCCCTAGAACGCTATGTAGACAGTATCTTAAAGCGAAATCCCGACGCAAAGACGGTACAAAAACGTTCAGTAGATGCCGATCCCCTCGATTTCGAAGGGACGACCACGCCCTTCTTTTCCCGGGATGATTTTGATGATGTGATGGAAGATTTGGGATATAAAGAAGATCTTGATCGATTGTTAGATAACATCAAAGTTGACAAAGATTTTTAATTATTCGTTGAGACCCTTCTCAACATCGAAACAATAAATTTGTAAAATTTCTGACATCCCCCCTGGGTAAAAGTTGTCTCTTTCTAAGAGAAAAATCATCCTTTCTTTTAACTTTTTCTGGCATCCTTTGACAAGTTTAACGGGAATGTATTTTGCACACCTAAACCCCTGTTAGGGCGAACGGAAAAAATCATTATTAAAAAACTGGATGTGAAAGAGACTGAAAAGTTCCAGAAGATGCTAGGTGAAGTTTCTTCGATCTTTATGTATTACTGAAAGATCCTTCCCCTCGACTTCTGTAGAGAATTTTATTTCTTTTCTTTTCATGTTATTTTTTCTCATTCACTTTTTGAATTAAGGGGGGGCTATGCTATTTCGAAAAAGAATAAGGACTTTGTCCTTTTGGATAGCCTTAGGGCTATTCGGAGGCGTTTCCACCACTTGGGTAAGAAATGCCCAAGCCATGGAATATTATGCAACAAACCGAAGTTTAAATATTGCCAGAGGGGGGACAGCGAGCAGCGCGATACAGATTATTCCCTATGGGTCTACGGGCCCGGTGACTTTTACTCTAACAGGGGGAAATGGAATTACAGCCGCGGTTCCAGCCATCAATATTACGAGTAACGCAGACATTAATAGTCGCGTTACTTTTTCTGCTTCTGCCACGGCA is part of the Deltaproteobacteria bacterium genome and harbors:
- the glnD gene encoding [protein-PII] uridylyltransferase — its product is MLFKRKFAAFKKEAIHLLHEVSEDLSVYRIPFKIGESAVESAREYREHCQETLRKMELEAYSSDFLVRLASLYMDDLILTLFERADWLFQETHPKHPRKCALFALGGYGRSEMNLHSDVDLLFVYPDAPDEYVNYLTDAILYVLWDIKLEVGSATRSLKDCQKIMRGDVVTFTSYLDQRYLAGNQETAQKLILLLGEELASKNNTRIFAEAKRKEMLERHQKYGASVYILEPNLKEGEGGLRDYQTLLWIGLALSSFRHLEDFVMAGILTEGSFNELISARNFLWRLRNAIHFRVQKKSDQLTFPLQEQIAREFGFEESGGVLAVEKFMQCYYHHAANIKRITSLAISLLIQAPEKRLKIIQKKSTEHFDEYFGRLEGRIVPLKQDVFEKNPLNLLNVFLIAQRENLALDEECLRLLTLNVTLVDEEYLKKAEVQERIRELFGHIRGLGRILTLMHDVRLLDRLIPEFGEVLYRVQHDVYHIYTVDTHSIVAVYELTKLLEGAYDEEFPLFKDVLLQTPRPDLLALGTFFHDVGKGRGKNHSIVGAEMAHRAAQRMGYDDKECETVEFLVKSHLLMPHLSQRRDLGDSNLIIQFARSMQHMDNLNMLFLLTWADIRAVGPEVWTPWKGSLLTQLYQRTKQVLESGNFTKERAEKMMLEVRDEVVAALGNHVDSSVKRDFLDQMPIKYFLAHSPAEIASHLKQIEEVGLGHILIQITELKDENMNELLLHASSTPGLLAKTTGVLAVNNLNILEAKQYISKNGWALISLRFTDIQGQMLSEHRRWDLLKKDLLDIFEGRLRISDLIEQRKRPSWLTKKVARNLPTRIEIDNDVSAYYTIIEIYANDRVGILYQILTALSSLGLYVDVSKISTKVDQVADVFYVKDIFGQKIMESEKLKRIKMELLKVIEGD